The following coding sequences lie in one Bacteroidota bacterium genomic window:
- the lepA gene encoding elongation factor 4 encodes MKHIRNFCIIAHIDHGKSTLADRLLDLTNTLEQREQKEQVLDSMDLERERGITIKSHAIQMEYEFEGERYILNLIDTPGHVDFSYEVSRSIAACEGALLVVDATQGIQAQTISNLYLALNNDLEIIPVMNKIDMDSAMPDEVEDQIVDLIGCERTDILRVSAKTGFGVDEVLKAIVKRIPPPKGDPDAPLQALIFDSVFNSFRGIIAYFRIINGTLRKGDHVKFIATGKEYDADEIGVLKLRQVPRQTLSAGDVGYIISGIKSSREVKVGDTITHVDRPSPTAIAGFEHVKPMVFAGIYPVDPDDYEELRASIEKLQLNDASLVFEPESSAALGFGFRCGFLGLLHMEIIQERLDREFDMDVITTVPNVQYKAYTTSGEMIEVHNPSGLPDPTKLDYIEEPYIIAQIISKSEYIGSIMTLCIDKRGVLKNQVYLTSDRVEVTFEMPLSEIVFDFYDKLKSISRGYASFDYHIAGYKQANLVKLDVLLNGESVDALSTLIHRDHAYNFGRRMCEKLKELIPRQQFDIAIQAAIGSKIIARETVKALRKDVTAKCYGGDISRKRKLLEKQKKGKKRMRQVGNVEVPQSAFLAVLKLD; translated from the coding sequence ATGAAGCATATACGCAACTTCTGTATTATTGCCCATATTGACCACGGCAAAAGCACCCTGGCCGACCGCCTGCTCGACCTGACCAACACCCTCGAACAGCGCGAACAAAAAGAACAGGTGCTCGACAGCATGGACCTGGAAAGGGAACGCGGCATCACCATCAAGAGCCACGCCATCCAGATGGAATATGAGTTTGAAGGCGAACGCTATATCCTCAACCTGATCGACACCCCCGGCCACGTGGATTTTTCCTACGAGGTATCGCGAAGCATAGCCGCCTGCGAAGGGGCATTGCTGGTGGTGGATGCCACCCAGGGTATTCAGGCCCAGACCATTTCGAACCTTTACCTCGCGCTGAACAACGACCTCGAAATCATCCCCGTGATGAACAAAATCGACATGGACAGCGCCATGCCCGATGAGGTAGAAGACCAGATTGTTGACCTGATCGGATGCGAGCGTACCGACATTCTGAGGGTAAGCGCCAAAACTGGTTTTGGTGTGGACGAGGTGCTGAAAGCAATCGTAAAACGCATCCCCCCTCCGAAAGGCGATCCCGATGCACCCCTCCAGGCACTTATCTTCGACTCCGTATTCAACTCATTCAGAGGCATTATCGCCTACTTCCGCATCATAAACGGCACGCTCCGCAAAGGCGACCACGTGAAGTTTATCGCCACCGGTAAGGAATACGATGCCGACGAAATCGGGGTGCTCAAACTCAGGCAGGTGCCCAGGCAAACCCTTTCGGCCGGCGATGTGGGCTACATCATCTCGGGAATCAAATCGTCGCGCGAGGTGAAAGTGGGCGATACCATCACCCATGTGGACCGGCCCAGTCCAACGGCCATAGCCGGTTTTGAACATGTAAAGCCCATGGTTTTTGCGGGTATCTATCCTGTTGACCCGGATGACTACGAAGAGCTGCGTGCCTCCATCGAAAAGCTGCAGCTCAACGATGCTTCGCTGGTTTTCGAACCTGAGTCGTCGGCTGCCTTAGGCTTCGGATTCCGTTGCGGCTTCCTCGGCCTGCTGCATATGGAAATCATCCAGGAGCGCCTCGATCGCGAATTCGATATGGACGTGATCACCACCGTGCCCAATGTGCAGTACAAGGCCTATACCACCTCGGGCGAAATGATCGAAGTGCACAACCCCAGCGGATTGCCCGACCCAACCAAACTCGACTACATTGAAGAACCATATATCATTGCCCAAATTATCTCCAAATCGGAGTACATTGGCTCGATCATGACCTTGTGCATCGACAAGCGTGGCGTGTTGAAAAACCAGGTGTACCTCACTTCCGACCGGGTGGAGGTGACCTTCGAGATGCCGCTTAGCGAGATAGTTTTCGATTTTTACGACAAACTCAAGTCCATTTCCAGGGGCTATGCCTCTTTCGATTACCACATTGCCGGCTACAAGCAGGCCAACCTGGTCAAACTCGATGTGCTGCTCAACGGCGAGTCGGTGGACGCCCTCTCAACGCTCATTCATCGCGATCATGCCTACAATTTCGGCAGGCGCATGTGCGAAAAGCTGAAAGAGCTCATCCCGCGTCAGCAGTTCGATATTGCCATTCAGGCTGCCATAGGTTCCAAGATCATCGCCCGCGAAACAGTGAAAGCGCTGCGTAAGGACGTAACTGCCAAATGCTATGGTGGCGATATCTCGCGCAAGCGCAAGCTGCTCGAAAAGCAAAAAAAAGGAAAGAAGCGTATGCGTCAGGTGGGCAATGTCGAAGTGCCTCAAAGTGCATTCCTTGCTGTCCTTAAGCTGGATTAA
- a CDS encoding indolepyruvate oxidoreductase subunit beta, whose product MKKDIILAGVGGQGILSIAACIGLAALREGLQLKQAEVHGMSQRGGAVQSHLRISDQPIASDIIPEGRANIILSVEPMEALRYLPMLASDGWVVTSINPYINIPDYPQLDAILAEIWKCRHYVTVDADDMAKNAGSIKAANMVMLGAASPLLGLSPAALEQSVTELFTAKGQAIVDLNIRAFRAGREWALSQIKP is encoded by the coding sequence ATGAAAAAAGATATCATTCTTGCAGGAGTCGGAGGCCAGGGCATCCTTAGCATTGCAGCATGCATAGGCCTGGCCGCTTTGCGCGAAGGTTTGCAGCTCAAGCAGGCCGAGGTGCATGGCATGAGCCAGCGGGGCGGCGCTGTGCAGTCGCACCTCCGCATCTCCGACCAGCCCATTGCCTCGGATATCATCCCCGAAGGACGGGCAAACATCATCCTGTCGGTGGAGCCAATGGAGGCCCTGCGTTATCTGCCCATGCTTGCTTCCGACGGATGGGTGGTAACCAGCATCAATCCCTACATCAACATACCCGACTACCCGCAGCTCGACGCCATCCTGGCCGAGATCTGGAAATGCAGGCACTATGTGACCGTGGATGCCGACGACATGGCCAAAAATGCCGGTAGCATCAAGGCGGCCAATATGGTTATGCTGGGTGCTGCCTCCCCACTCCTGGGACTGTCGCCTGCCGCACTTGAGCAAAGTGTAACAGAACTGTTCACCGCCAAAGGACAGGCCATCGTTGATCTGAATATCAGGGCATTTCGCGCCGGCAGGGAGTGGGCGCTCAGCCAGATTAAACCCTGA
- a CDS encoding peptidoglycan DD-metalloendopeptidase family protein produces MFELLRKSPFVFSLLLLVSVMSCAPREAEHEAPEVPAEPTYMFDIQVDSFEVIQDQIARNQFLADLLMQYNVSYPVIERLTRAYRDTFDVRKIREGNNYFLMLSNDSLRTPRFFVYEISASEYVVYSLSDSIYAYRGRKPVETRIEAAHGVITSSLWNALVNQGYEADLAVKMADIYAWTIDFFGIQKNDRFELLYERKYIDGQPVGVGKVLSARFDHAGKEHYAVYFEQNGQGDYFDLEGQSLRRAFLKAPLKYSRVSSHFSHGRYHPILKYVRPHHGVDYAAPAGTPVYSIGHGVVTRKGFQAGGAGNFLYIKHNATYTTAYMHLQKFAPGIQQGTRMSQGQLIGYVGSTGLSTGPHLDFRFFKNGQPVDPLKVESPPALPVEQKYIEQFRQIAQEQKQALARVREEIETAANSTSPGQES; encoded by the coding sequence ATGTTTGAACTGTTGCGGAAGTCTCCGTTTGTTTTTTCTTTGCTCCTTTTGGTAAGTGTGATGTCCTGTGCGCCTCGAGAGGCTGAGCATGAGGCCCCGGAAGTGCCTGCCGAACCCACTTATATGTTCGATATTCAGGTGGACTCGTTCGAGGTGATACAGGATCAGATTGCCCGCAATCAGTTCCTGGCCGACCTTTTGATGCAGTATAACGTAAGCTATCCGGTGATAGAGCGCCTTACCCGTGCTTACCGCGATACCTTCGACGTGCGGAAAATACGCGAGGGCAACAACTATTTCCTGATGCTCAGCAACGATTCGTTGCGCACACCCCGGTTTTTCGTGTACGAGATCAGTGCTTCGGAATATGTGGTTTACTCGTTGTCGGATTCCATCTACGCTTACCGGGGTCGCAAGCCGGTCGAAACCCGCATCGAAGCCGCCCATGGGGTGATCACCTCCTCCTTGTGGAATGCGCTCGTCAACCAGGGTTACGAGGCAGACCTGGCCGTAAAGATGGCCGACATCTATGCCTGGACCATCGACTTTTTCGGGATTCAGAAAAACGACAGGTTCGAATTGCTCTACGAACGCAAATACATTGACGGGCAGCCTGTGGGTGTGGGCAAGGTGCTATCGGCCCGGTTCGACCATGCGGGTAAGGAACATTATGCCGTTTATTTTGAGCAGAACGGACAGGGCGATTATTTCGACCTGGAAGGACAAAGCCTCAGGCGCGCTTTCCTCAAGGCGCCGTTGAAATACAGCAGGGTGAGCTCCCACTTCTCGCATGGGCGTTACCATCCCATTCTTAAATACGTCCGCCCGCATCATGGGGTGGATTATGCTGCCCCGGCTGGCACTCCAGTCTATTCCATCGGACACGGTGTGGTGACCCGCAAGGGATTTCAGGCCGGAGGTGCAGGCAACTTCCTGTATATCAAGCATAACGCCACATACACCACGGCCTATATGCACCTTCAGAAATTTGCACCCGGCATACAGCAGGGCACAAGGATGTCGCAAGGCCAGCTCATCGGATATGTGGGCAGCACCGGACTTTCGACAGGTCCACACCTCGACTTCCGCTTTTTTAAGAACGGACAGCCCGTGGACCCCTTGAAAGTGGAATCGCCCCCGGCCCTGCCCGTGGAACAGAAATATATAGAACAATTCCGGCAGATTGCACAGGAACAGAAACAGGCATTGGCCAGGGTGCGCGAAGAAATTGAAACCGCAGCAAACAGCACGTCGCCCGGTCAGGAATCCTGA
- a CDS encoding InlB B-repeat-containing protein gives MYVRKLLSLLLLLLLIQIHSKTSAQLLVQPEHFLRAQQAGVQPDGQNSFIQVPIRMGGPGLGAVTGFHLFLSYDNQKLQFAGISPGAVSNVAAIPVNGMLSLQYSNVQAPINCTEPVVMFYLNFTRLAVGDVPLTFMHGSQVAGLNSLLPVNYQNGMVLQTWQLDLLSSPPQAGVLSGAGAYLPGQSASLSAIANPGYYFINWTRDAQVVSTLPEFDYPMPAENVTLTANFGLNSYVLQLQSNPTAGGSVSGAGTYTFGQTVQVQAVPNTGWAFTGWMLDGQLVSTDPNYTFTMPASNLLLWANFEQIAYPLQIAVHPEGSGTVSGAGNYFYNTQVTVQAEPLTGWEFTGWTANGQTVSTSQTYTFNMPASPLQLQANFQQILYPLQIVVNPSGAGQASGAGNYAYNTQVTVEAVPNPEYNFMSWNQGSTILSTDPVYTFSMPASALALTARFSLKTFVIEVAASSPEHGTVGGGGVYTYGQTVTVTAQANSGYQFVAWTEQGQTVSQEATYSFVALANRSLTAVFQQVMVCPEPLSLSILALGEQFAHLSWVSPASVQAWDLAWGLPGFNPNTEGTLIQGLNQPSYLLEGLNPQTTYEVYVRAWCENVYVSNWSAPLQFMTWYVGLGDNTLSVLRVFPNPASDKLQLMSPEISGQATVSVFSADGRLMFSRQLTSDNPVLYLKGLSPGIYHLQLQTGNKVSIARFTVVSN, from the coding sequence ATGTATGTGCGCAAATTGCTCAGTCTGCTGTTGCTGCTGTTGCTGATTCAAATTCATTCGAAAACAAGTGCACAGCTTCTTGTTCAACCTGAGCACTTTCTGAGGGCTCAGCAGGCAGGTGTGCAGCCTGATGGCCAAAATAGTTTCATACAGGTTCCCATCCGTATGGGAGGCCCGGGTCTGGGTGCTGTGACAGGTTTTCATCTTTTTCTGAGTTACGATAACCAGAAACTTCAGTTTGCCGGCATCAGTCCTGGCGCTGTGAGCAATGTGGCCGCCATCCCCGTAAACGGTATGCTGAGTTTGCAGTATTCCAATGTGCAGGCGCCCATCAATTGCACCGAGCCGGTGGTGATGTTTTACCTCAATTTTACGCGTCTGGCTGTGGGCGATGTGCCGCTCACGTTCATGCACGGCAGCCAGGTAGCCGGTTTGAACAGCCTGCTTCCGGTGAACTACCAGAACGGGATGGTATTGCAAACCTGGCAGCTCGACCTGCTTTCCTCCCCTCCGCAAGCCGGAGTACTCAGCGGGGCAGGGGCCTACCTGCCGGGACAATCGGCCAGCCTTTCGGCCATTGCCAATCCGGGCTATTATTTCATCAACTGGACGCGCGATGCGCAGGTGGTTTCCACCCTGCCTGAATTCGATTACCCTATGCCAGCCGAAAATGTTACCCTTACGGCTAATTTTGGGTTAAATTCGTATGTGCTTCAGCTTCAGTCGAATCCGACTGCGGGCGGGAGTGTGAGCGGGGCCGGGACCTACACTTTCGGTCAAACAGTGCAGGTGCAGGCCGTGCCAAACACCGGCTGGGCGTTTACCGGCTGGATGCTCGATGGCCAGCTGGTTTCGACCGATCCCAACTACACTTTCACCATGCCCGCTTCCAACCTTTTGCTTTGGGCCAACTTTGAGCAGATTGCCTATCCCCTGCAAATCGCAGTCCATCCCGAAGGCAGCGGAACAGTCAGCGGGGCAGGAAATTATTTCTACAATACCCAGGTTACGGTGCAGGCAGAGCCGCTGACAGGCTGGGAATTTACCGGCTGGACGGCCAACGGTCAGACTGTTTCGACCAGCCAAACCTACACTTTCAACATGCCTGCCTCGCCATTGCAGCTGCAGGCCAATTTTCAACAGATACTTTATCCGCTTCAGATCGTCGTGAATCCCTCAGGTGCCGGACAGGCAAGCGGAGCAGGCAATTATGCCTACAATACTCAGGTTACCGTGGAAGCCGTTCCAAATCCGGAGTATAACTTCATGAGCTGGAACCAGGGAAGCACCATCCTGTCAACCGATCCGGTTTACACGTTTTCCATGCCGGCTTCCGCATTGGCGCTCACAGCGAGGTTTTCGCTCAAGACGTTTGTTATCGAAGTGGCTGCATCCAGTCCGGAGCACGGTACTGTGGGTGGAGGCGGGGTGTACACCTACGGCCAGACGGTTACAGTTACCGCTCAGGCCAACAGCGGCTATCAGTTTGTGGCATGGACCGAGCAGGGACAAACCGTTTCGCAGGAGGCCACCTACAGTTTTGTGGCCCTGGCCAACCGTTCGCTTACAGCTGTTTTCCAGCAGGTTATGGTTTGTCCGGAACCGCTTTCGCTTTCCATCCTGGCCCTTGGGGAACAGTTTGCTCATCTTTCGTGGGTTTCGCCTGCCTCTGTTCAGGCCTGGGACCTGGCCTGGGGACTTCCCGGTTTTAATCCCAATACCGAAGGCACGCTCATCCAGGGACTGAACCAGCCATCGTACCTGCTTGAGGGCCTGAATCCTCAAACCACGTATGAGGTGTACGTCAGGGCATGGTGCGAGAACGTTTATGTGAGCAATTGGTCAGCTCCGCTGCAGTTCATGACCTGGTATGTGGGCCTGGGCGACAATACATTGTCTGTGCTCAGGGTGTTTCCCAATCCTGCAAGCGACAAACTGCAACTCATGTCGCCCGAGATTTCGGGCCAGGCCACAGTCAGCGTTTTCAGCGCTGATGGCAGGTTGATGTTCAGCAGGCAACTTACGTCCGACAATCCGGTGCTCTATCTGAAAGGACTTTCCCCGGGCATTTACCATCTGCAATTGCAAACGGGCAACAAAGTAAGCATTGCCCGTTTTACTGTTGTAAGTAATTGA
- the gap gene encoding type I glyceraldehyde-3-phosphate dehydrogenase — MAKTKIAINGFGRIGRNVFKIALERENIEVVGINDLTSTKVLAHLLKYDSTQGRFNGKVEYDETSIIVNGKRYPVTAERSPINIKWAQTPDVVIESTGIFRSKESSKGGYGDHLKNGAKKVILCVPSKDQIDNTIVLGVNDNDLRDSDQCISNASCTTNCLAPVAKVLNDRFGIESGMMTTIHSYTNDQVILDAPHEDLRRARSAALSQIPTSTGAAKAIGLVIPELNGKLDGLAVRVPTPTGSLVDLVVTLKTEATKAQINAAMKEAAEGPMKGILEYTEDEIVSVDIIHNPHSSIFDAKSTMVNGKMVKVLAWYDNEWGYSCRVVDLVERFRL, encoded by the coding sequence ATGGCAAAGACAAAAATTGCGATCAACGGTTTTGGCCGCATCGGCAGAAACGTGTTCAAGATTGCGCTCGAGCGCGAAAACATCGAAGTTGTGGGTATCAACGACCTCACCAGTACCAAGGTGCTGGCCCACCTTCTGAAGTACGACTCCACCCAGGGCCGCTTCAACGGCAAAGTTGAGTACGACGAAACGTCCATCATCGTCAACGGCAAGCGCTATCCGGTAACTGCCGAGCGCAGCCCCATCAACATCAAATGGGCACAGACACCCGACGTGGTGATCGAATCCACCGGTATCTTCCGCTCGAAGGAAAGCAGCAAGGGCGGCTATGGCGATCACCTGAAAAACGGCGCCAAGAAAGTGATCCTCTGCGTTCCGTCGAAAGACCAGATCGACAACACCATCGTGCTGGGCGTGAACGACAACGACCTGCGCGACAGCGACCAGTGCATCTCGAATGCCAGCTGCACCACCAACTGCCTTGCACCCGTTGCCAAGGTGCTCAACGACCGTTTCGGCATCGAAAGTGGCATGATGACCACCATTCACAGCTACACCAACGACCAGGTGATCCTCGACGCTCCGCACGAAGACCTGCGCCGCGCCCGCTCGGCTGCCCTGAGCCAGATCCCCACCTCCACCGGAGCCGCCAAAGCCATCGGACTGGTGATCCCCGAACTTAATGGCAAACTCGACGGCCTGGCCGTACGCGTGCCTACCCCCACCGGCTCGCTGGTCGACCTGGTAGTAACCCTCAAAACCGAAGCCACCAAGGCCCAGATCAACGCCGCCATGAAAGAAGCTGCCGAAGGCCCCATGAAAGGCATACTCGAATACACCGAAGACGAAATCGTTTCGGTGGACATCATCCACAACCCCCACTCCTCTATCTTCGACGCCAAATCGACCATGGTGAACGGCAAGATGGTCAAGGTGCTGGCATGGTACGACAACGAATGGGGCTACTCCTGCCGCGTGGTTGACCTGGTAGAAAGGTTCCGCCTCTAA
- a CDS encoding indolepyruvate ferredoxin oxidoreductase, whose protein sequence is MEKKLLLGDEAIAQAAIDAGVSGVYAYPGTPSTEIMEYVQASPAARSGTIKAYWSANEKTAMETALGMSYAGKRALVCMKHVGLNVAADAFINAAITGANGGLVVLAADDPSMHSSQNEQDSRFYGKFALMPILEPSNQQQAYDMVRYAFDLSESLALPVLIRITTRLAHSRAGVATAPPRPQNELKLPANLRQFVLLPAIARVQYRDLLAKQEHLRNRSLNDGFNEYLDGPDKKLGIIACGLAFNYLIENFESGVVPYPVLKIGQYPLPIELVRRLYAECEAILVLEDGYPMVEELLRGLLQLGKPVHGRLDGALPRDGELNPVLVAHALGMETHRGQAVPAIVKARPPRLCDGCAHTDAFLALNEALQAYGRGRVFSDIGCYTLSALEPLEAINSCVDMGASITMAIGAADAGLVPAVAAIGDSTFTHSGMTGLLDAVNNNSPITVLILDNSTTGMTGGQSSAAFGKVEDICRGLGVHEDHIHVLKPLRKHHEENVAIIKKELEYQGVSVIIPRRECVQTLNRKVREKAKARQEQQ, encoded by the coding sequence ATGGAAAAGAAATTGTTGTTGGGCGACGAGGCCATTGCACAGGCGGCCATCGATGCCGGAGTGTCGGGCGTGTATGCCTATCCCGGAACGCCCTCTACCGAAATTATGGAATACGTGCAGGCCTCGCCGGCTGCCCGCAGCGGTACAATTAAGGCATACTGGTCGGCCAATGAGAAGACAGCCATGGAAACGGCCCTGGGCATGTCGTATGCAGGCAAGCGCGCCCTGGTGTGCATGAAACACGTGGGTCTCAACGTGGCAGCCGATGCGTTCATCAATGCGGCCATCACTGGCGCCAATGGCGGACTTGTGGTGCTGGCTGCCGACGATCCTTCGATGCACTCCTCGCAAAACGAACAGGACTCACGGTTTTACGGCAAGTTTGCCCTTATGCCCATTCTGGAGCCTTCCAACCAGCAACAGGCTTACGATATGGTGCGCTATGCCTTCGACCTGAGCGAGTCGCTGGCCTTGCCGGTGCTCATCCGCATCACCACCAGGCTGGCACACTCGCGCGCTGGCGTGGCAACTGCCCCGCCCCGTCCACAAAACGAGCTCAAGCTTCCGGCCAACCTGAGGCAGTTTGTGTTGCTGCCTGCCATTGCCAGGGTGCAATACCGCGACCTGCTCGCCAAACAGGAACACCTGCGCAATCGCTCGCTCAACGATGGTTTCAACGAATACCTCGACGGCCCCGACAAAAAACTTGGGATCATCGCCTGCGGACTTGCTTTCAACTACCTTATCGAAAACTTTGAAAGCGGAGTTGTTCCCTATCCGGTGCTCAAAATAGGACAGTATCCGCTGCCTATCGAACTGGTTCGCAGGCTGTATGCCGAATGCGAAGCGATATTGGTGCTTGAAGACGGATACCCCATGGTGGAAGAACTGTTGCGCGGGCTGCTTCAGCTGGGCAAACCCGTGCATGGCCGGCTCGATGGCGCCCTGCCGCGCGATGGCGAGCTCAATCCTGTGCTTGTGGCACACGCCCTGGGTATGGAAACCCATCGCGGACAAGCTGTTCCTGCCATCGTAAAAGCCAGGCCCCCGCGCCTGTGCGATGGTTGCGCGCATACCGATGCATTTCTGGCCCTCAACGAAGCGCTTCAGGCTTACGGCAGGGGAAGGGTATTCAGCGATATCGGCTGCTATACCCTGAGCGCGCTCGAACCTCTCGAAGCCATCAACAGCTGCGTCGATATGGGAGCTTCCATCACCATGGCCATAGGCGCAGCCGATGCCGGACTGGTGCCTGCCGTGGCTGCCATTGGCGACAGCACCTTCACCCATTCGGGCATGACCGGCCTGCTCGATGCCGTGAACAACAACAGCCCGATTACCGTGCTTATCCTCGACAATTCGACCACAGGCATGACCGGCGGACAAAGCTCGGCAGCCTTTGGCAAGGTCGAAGACATCTGCCGCGGACTGGGCGTGCACGAAGATCACATCCACGTGCTCAAACCCTTGCGCAAACACCACGAAGAAAATGTGGCAATCATCAAAAAAGAGCTTGAATATCAGGGGGTCTCGGTGATCATCCCGCGGCGCGAATGCGTGCAGACCCTCAACAGGAAAGTACGTGAGAAGGCCAAAGCCAGGCAGGAACAGCAGTAA
- a CDS encoding SAM-dependent DNA methyltransferase — translation MAGKTKSDKQIKSKQRVADFGEVYTPEWLVNDMLDLVKHETERIDSRFLEPACGNGNFLAEVLRRKLNVVDQRYRKSQIDWERYAVIAVSSIYGVDILDDNAAECRTRLYNIFDERYTTLFKDKCQDACRRSIRFILSRNILWGDALDFTNPITKEPIVFSEWSAVNGSMIKRRDYMFRFLVEKTHQFTLFNDEGNPAAIDEPVRDFPLVHFLKIGEDE, via the coding sequence ATGGCCGGAAAAACTAAATCAGACAAACAAATCAAATCCAAACAACGGGTTGCTGATTTTGGGGAAGTTTACACCCCGGAGTGGTTGGTAAACGATATGCTCGACCTGGTGAAACACGAAACAGAGCGCATCGACTCGCGTTTCCTCGAGCCTGCCTGCGGCAATGGCAACTTTCTGGCCGAAGTACTGCGCCGAAAACTCAATGTAGTTGACCAGCGTTACCGCAAAAGTCAGATCGATTGGGAACGCTATGCCGTAATTGCCGTTTCAAGTATTTATGGTGTCGATATTCTGGATGACAACGCAGCGGAATGCAGAACGCGGCTGTATAACATCTTCGATGAACGATACACAACCCTGTTCAAAGACAAATGCCAGGACGCGTGCCGGAGAAGCATCAGGTTTATTCTGAGCAGAAACATACTTTGGGGTGATGCGCTCGATTTCACCAACCCCATAACCAAAGAGCCCATTGTTTTTTCCGAATGGAGCGCCGTAAACGGCTCAATGATCAAACGCAGGGATTATATGTTCAGGTTTTTGGTGGAAAAAACACATCAGTTTACTTTATTTAACGACGAAGGTAACCCGGCAGCCATTGATGAGCCGGTAAGGGATTTTCCGCTGGTGCATTTTTTAAAAATCGGCGAAGATGAGTGA